The following coding sequences lie in one Spirosoma sp. KUDC1026 genomic window:
- a CDS encoding RagB/SusD family nutrient uptake outer membrane protein: MKSIKIWFAAGLVAAFSSGCEKILEENPQSQIVPSYFNSPSGVLGGIAGVYNDLRGQWGTEGFTVEMQAGTDEFLQGASAGTPVPYTYNGLNGSNFGAAWGTAFQDINTLNGVLKYGQTIDLPEATRKQYLAQAKFLRGFWYFYLVQTWGDVPLSTEFITTPSQAASRQPVAQVYELIIKDLTEAAADLPNTPTAPFLGKAATKPVAQLLLAKAYLTRGWLNNTASDFTQAATICDQIIANKSTYGLDLWQDYGDAFVPANDYGKETMFVSDHVLDPKYGYYVVGAAAGGGFAQNLSPWFTNWNYPNNSGINSYKSAAGAYVNSGTSLMIRDSQYGRPYVRMRPNSYKWPTGANAGKSYFLDQAFTNRTSDSRFMNSFYTVYIANTSVTNTATAANNKRGIGYTTVAGADTAVWLPDYEVAGAPQFVGTRPFKGLVVPPSLWDNGIFPALKKFMDPSRGANFNDPSTRPCVLYRFSDVYMTGAEAYLKAGDATKAAALLNVVRQRAAYRKTNTAAQNAAAVTAMTIQPADVTLDFILDERSREFFGEWQRWHDLVRTRSLVRRVKAWNPEAAPYVQDFNMLRPIPQSQIDRVVEGPKFPQNPGY; encoded by the coding sequence ATGAAATCGATAAAAATATGGTTTGCCGCCGGCCTGGTTGCAGCATTCAGTTCGGGCTGTGAAAAAATCCTGGAGGAGAATCCACAGTCGCAGATTGTACCGTCGTACTTCAACAGCCCTTCCGGAGTATTGGGCGGTATTGCCGGGGTGTATAATGATCTCCGGGGCCAGTGGGGAACCGAAGGCTTTACCGTCGAAATGCAGGCCGGAACCGACGAGTTTTTACAAGGGGCCAGTGCCGGAACACCCGTTCCCTATACGTATAACGGTCTGAACGGGAGTAACTTCGGCGCGGCCTGGGGGACAGCATTTCAGGATATTAACACGCTGAACGGGGTACTTAAGTACGGACAGACGATCGATTTGCCCGAGGCTACCCGGAAGCAGTATCTGGCACAGGCTAAATTCCTGCGCGGGTTCTGGTACTTTTATCTGGTACAGACCTGGGGAGACGTACCGCTCAGCACCGAATTCATCACGACGCCTTCGCAGGCGGCTTCGCGTCAACCCGTTGCGCAGGTGTATGAACTGATCATCAAAGACCTGACCGAAGCAGCCGCCGATCTGCCGAACACGCCAACGGCACCGTTTCTGGGTAAAGCTGCTACCAAACCCGTTGCCCAGCTGCTGCTGGCAAAGGCGTACCTGACACGTGGCTGGCTCAATAACACAGCGTCGGATTTTACGCAGGCTGCTACGATTTGCGATCAGATCATTGCCAACAAATCAACCTATGGCCTGGACCTGTGGCAGGATTATGGCGATGCCTTCGTTCCCGCCAACGACTATGGCAAAGAAACGATGTTTGTCAGCGATCACGTGCTTGACCCGAAATATGGTTACTACGTTGTGGGAGCGGCCGCGGGAGGTGGATTTGCGCAGAATCTGAGCCCCTGGTTTACGAACTGGAATTACCCGAACAACAGCGGGATCAACTCGTACAAAAGTGCCGCGGGGGCTTACGTAAACAGCGGAACCTCCCTGATGATCCGGGATTCGCAGTATGGCCGGCCTTACGTTCGGATGCGCCCCAACAGTTACAAGTGGCCAACGGGCGCTAATGCCGGTAAGAGCTACTTCCTGGATCAGGCGTTTACCAACCGGACGTCGGATTCGCGCTTCATGAACTCGTTCTACACGGTTTACATTGCCAATACGTCCGTTACCAACACGGCTACGGCTGCCAACAATAAACGAGGTATCGGTTACACCACCGTGGCTGGAGCAGATACTGCCGTTTGGTTGCCTGATTATGAAGTAGCAGGTGCCCCTCAGTTTGTCGGAACGCGGCCTTTCAAAGGGTTGGTGGTACCGCCAAGCTTGTGGGACAACGGAATCTTCCCAGCTCTGAAAAAATTCATGGACCCAAGCCGGGGAGCTAACTTCAACGACCCCTCGACCCGTCCCTGCGTACTGTACCGGTTCTCGGACGTATACATGACCGGCGCCGAAGCGTACCTCAAAGCGGGTGATGCTACCAAAGCAGCTGCACTCCTGAATGTAGTACGGCAACGGGCTGCGTACCGCAAAACCAACACCGCGGCCCAAAACGCAGCAGCCGTAACGGCCATGACCATCCAGCCAGCTGATGTTACGTTGGACTTCATTCTGGACGAGCGGAGCCGTGAATTCTTCGGCGAATGGCAGCGGTGGCACGATCTGGTACGGACCCGTTCGCTCGTTCGCCGGGTAAAAGCCTGGAATCCGGAGGCCGCTCCTTACGTCCAGGATTTCAATATGCTGCGCCCGATTCCGCAGTCGCAGATTGACCGCGTGGTAGAGGGACCAAAGTTCCCGCAAAACCCGGGGTATTAA